The Rhopalosiphum maidis isolate BTI-1 chromosome 1, ASM367621v3, whole genome shotgun sequence genome has a segment encoding these proteins:
- the LOC113548485 gene encoding glucoside xylosyltransferase 1 gives MVKMKLSCLFLCVIGFSIITLLCLYLPDKPIAYNIGRLSALNASILLGSHSVQLFQTKKNEEVVIAVVICGNRTSEALVMIKSAIVFRGNSDLRIVVIAEKNIQQEFDETLRDWRLLTNDSFSYEIHSIIFPKEHSDEWRKLFQPCASERLFLPSVLNHLDSILYVDTDTLFLSNVEDVWKHFSLMNSSQLAAMVPEHEDLNVGWYNRFANHPYYGKLGLNSGVMLMNLTRMREFDWISRLAPVLEKYRLYLTWGDQDIINVIFHDHPDKVYVYPCRYNYRSDHCMYMSNCKSAEEDGVAVLHGSRSTFQTNKQPAFRALFNAMSQYQLGSDPVKYLLEASASLLNETTSTNCGHLAPIFTHNMRLMFQTV, from the exons ATGGTTAAAATGAAGTTGTCATGTCTGTTTCTGTGCGTTATCGGGTTCTCAATCATTACATTGCTGTGCTTGTACCTCCCCGACAAGCCGATCGCGTATAACATTGGTAGGTTGTCAGCACTCAATGCCAGTATTTTACTTGGCAGCCATTCAGTTCAACTGTTTCAGACCAA gaaAAATGAAGAAGTGGTCATAGCTGTTGTGATTTGTGGAAATCGTACGTCTGAAGCACTAGTTATGATTAAATCTGCAATTGTCTTTCGAGGTAATTCAGATCTGAGAATTGTCGTGATTGcagaaaaaaacattcaacaaGAATTTGATGAAACG CTACGAGATTGGAGACTATTAACTAATGATTCATTTTCATACGAGATACATAGTATTATCTTTCCTAAAGAACACTCCGATGAATGGAGAAAACTATTTCAGCCATGTGCATCTGAACGTCTATTTTTGCCA tcagttttaaatcatttagacTCAATTCTCTATGTTGACACTGATACCTTATTCTTAAGCAACGTGGAAGATGTATGGAAACATTTTTCTCTAATGAATTCTTCCCAGTTGGCTGCAATGGTACCTGAACACGAAGACTTGAATGTTGGATGGTACAATAGATTTGCCAATCATCCATACTACGGAAAATTAG gaTTGAATTCGGGTGTAATGTTAATGAACCTAACCCGTATGAGAGAATTTGATTGGATAAGTAGACTAGCGCctgttttagaaaaatatagattatatctTACTTGGGGAGatcaagatattataaatgttatttttcacGATCATCCAG ataaggTTTATGTATATCCATGTCGATATAATTATCGTTCTGATCATTGTATGTATATGAGTAACTGCAAGTCTGCTGAAGAGGATGGAGTGGCAGTACTTCACGGATCTCGTTCTACATTTCAGACAAACAAACAGCCTGCATTTCGAGCATTATTTAATGCTATGTCACAA tATCAACTTGGTAGTGATCCAGTTAAATATCTCTTAGAGGCATCTGCCAGTCTACTTAATGAGACTACGTCAACAAATTGTGGACATCTTGCTCCcatatttacacataatatgagACTTATGTTTCAAACAGTATGa